Within the Fischerella sp. PCC 9605 genome, the region CAATCATAGATGCGGAACCAGAAAGTATCAAGCTAATTGCAAAAGACGGCACTCTCGTAGAAATTAATACTTCTGGAGTAGCGATGATGGAGGTGGAAAGTGCCGATGTCTTGATTGGCAAACCAATTGACGCTGCGATCGCACCAGAATATCAACAGGCGTTTCGGAATTTACATGAAAGTGTTTGCCAGGGTAACAAGGGAACTCTGGAGTTTGAGATCGTTGGCTGCAAAGGTACTCGCCGTTGGATGGAAACTCATGCTGTGCCATTACCTGACGAAACCGATGGCACGTTTATGCATTTAGCAGTGACGCGCGATATTACTCGGCGCAAGCAAGCAGAACAGAAAATCCGCGAACAAGCGGCGCTGCTGGATGTAGCAATGGATGCAATTTTAATACAAGGTATCGACAGGCAAATCTTATTTTGGAATAAAGGTGCTGAACGCCTGTACGGTTGGAAGTTTGAAGAAGCTATTGGGAAAAAAACATCACAGCTTTTGTATAAAGAAACATCGTCCCAGCTAGAAGCAGCACTGTTAACAGTCTTTGAGTCTGGTTCGTGGCAAGGTGAATTGCAGCAGGTGACAAAAGCAGGCGCAGAAATCATCGTCGAAAGTCGCTGGACGTTGGTACGGGATGACAAGGGAAAACCGAAATCAATCCTGACTGTCAATACAGAAATCACCCAGAAAAAACAATTAGAAGCACAATTATTGCGATCGCAACGTTTGGAGAGTATTGGTACTCTTGCAGGCGGAATCGCCCACGATCTCAACAACGTGCTAGCACCAATTTTAATGTCCGTGCAGTTGTTGAAGATGAAATTACCTGATTCGCAGTATCAACAGCTATTAGAAATTGCAGAAAATAATTCCAAACGTGGAGCTAATTTGGTCAAACAATTATTGTCATTTGCACGCGGTATTGAAAGCACGCGGACAATTGTGCAAGTAGGACATTTAATTGCAGAAATTGAACAAATCATCACACAAACCTTTCCCAAATCTATTACTTGCCACACACAAATACCAGAAAATCTTTGCCATGTTTATGGCGATCCAACGCAATTACATCAGGTACTGATGAATTTAGTTGTTAACGCTCGTGACGCCATGCCTAATGGTGGCATACTCAGCATTTGTGCTGAAAATTTGGTCATTGATGAACATGATGCTCAAATTAATATTGATGCCCGTATCGGTGCTTATATTGCAATTACTATTGCAGATACGGGTGTAGGTATGCCACTAGAAATTCAAGAGCGAATGTTTGAGCCATTTTTCACGACTAAAGAGGTGGGTAAAGGTACTGGCTTGGGTCTTTCTACAGTAATTGGTATTATTAAAAATCACGGTGGTTTTTTGAATGTGTTCAGTCAGGTTGGTCAAGGTACACAATTTAAGGTATTCTTGCCTTGCTTAACTAATAGCAAAGACACCGAACCACCTGCTGAACAGGAGGAATCACTCATCGGTTGTGGTGAGTTAATTTTGGTAGTTGATGACGAAATTGCAATTTGTAAAATTACTAAATCCTCTTTAGAAAATTACAATTACCGCGTACTTACTGCTAATGATGGAGTAGAAGCATTAACAATCTACGCCCAGCATCAGCAAGAAATTAATGTTGTCT harbors:
- a CDS encoding PAS domain S-box protein, producing MMKLFRIQKLAAVFLLALAVVFANAAIFYSNTMKLIENQQAIAHSHTIIIQLERVFSTFQNAETAQRNYLITTDPDCLQAYVASQKEINTYTQYLKNLTADNPIKQTWFFLLEQKITHGFSVLEEEVNLGKTPGFGNYRQANFVLSKQAINEIQKLIDDRLQVEQKLLQQQINQSQVNFQRTIAMFALIAAVDLLLVGLLYYLLRSYINRLKQTEQALRQSEHHLRAIIDAEPESIKLIAKDGTLVEINTSGVAMMEVESADVLIGKPIDAAIAPEYQQAFRNLHESVCQGNKGTLEFEIVGCKGTRRWMETHAVPLPDETDGTFMHLAVTRDITRRKQAEQKIREQAALLDVAMDAILIQGIDRQILFWNKGAERLYGWKFEEAIGKKTSQLLYKETSSQLEAALLTVFESGSWQGELQQVTKAGAEIIVESRWTLVRDDKGKPKSILTVNTEITQKKQLEAQLLRSQRLESIGTLAGGIAHDLNNVLAPILMSVQLLKMKLPDSQYQQLLEIAENNSKRGANLVKQLLSFARGIESTRTIVQVGHLIAEIEQIITQTFPKSITCHTQIPENLCHVYGDPTQLHQVLMNLVVNARDAMPNGGILSICAENLVIDEHDAQINIDARIGAYIAITIADTGVGMPLEIQERMFEPFFTTKEVGKGTGLGLSTVIGIIKNHGGFLNVFSQVGQGTQFKVFLPCLTNSKDTEPPAEQEESLIGCGELILVVDDEIAICKITKSSLENYNYRVLTANDGVEALTIYAQHQQEINVVLLDMMMPGMDGALALRKLQQINPNVKIIATSGLLSEPKIADVQSMGVKAFLSKPCTANELLQTLNEIICGN